Proteins from a single region of Ignavibacteria bacterium:
- a CDS encoding type II toxin-antitoxin system Phd/YefM family antitoxin encodes MPIIKSISSLRNRTREIASLCHDQDEPVYLTTNGEGDLVVMSIDHYERLKAQVDLFEKLSFAQAQSLTGKKGSTNQQMMAKLRSRINAR; translated from the coding sequence ATGCCTATTATTAAATCCATATCAAGTTTACGTAATCGGACACGAGAAATTGCAAGTCTCTGTCACGATCAAGATGAACCCGTATATCTCACAACCAATGGTGAAGGCGATTTGGTCGTGATGAGTATCGACCATTATGAACGATTGAAAGCCCAGGTCGATCTTTTCGAAAAACTATCCTTTGCTCAAGCACAATCACTTACGGGGAAGAAAGGGAGTACGAACCAACAGATGATGGCAAAACTAAGAAGCCGCATCAATGCCCGTTAA
- a CDS encoding type II toxin-antitoxin system RelE/ParE family toxin encodes MPVKSTLRYLPASQDDLLSILDYIAKDSPSRALKFIDKLEARIGLLENNPKLGRIPRHPKLREYGYRVLAIESSLVFYIIRGRTIEIHPVVHGSRNLDHFI; translated from the coding sequence ATGCCCGTTAAATCGACCCTTCGTTACCTTCCAGCTTCTCAGGACGATCTCTTATCCATTCTCGACTATATCGCCAAAGATAGCCCAAGTCGCGCTCTGAAATTTATCGACAAACTTGAAGCTCGTATTGGACTTTTAGAAAACAATCCAAAACTTGGTCGCATACCACGGCATCCGAAGCTTCGAGAGTACGGTTACCGAGTTCTCGCAATAGAATCATCTCTTGTTTTCTATATCATTCGTGGACGGACCATCGAGATTCATCCTGTCGTTCATGGTTCTCGCAACCTTGATCATTTCATCTGA
- a CDS encoding tetratricopeptide repeat protein, with protein MAIEAFENSIKYYPEYDQPYYYLSLIYKKNGKIEESKSYYEKATSTKIQSMSLKKIN; from the coding sequence CTGGCAATTGAAGCATTTGAGAATTCAATTAAATATTACCCGGAATACGACCAGCCTTACTATTATCTTAGTTTAATTTATAAAAAAAATGGTAAGATAGAGGAGTCTAAAAGTTATTATGAAAAAGCCACCAGCACAAAGATTCAGTCTATGTCATTGAAAAAAATTAATTAG
- a CDS encoding DUF1579 domain-containing protein, with translation MTKTILTFLFVCVIFVFQSHAQDYTPEQMEAEQKAWMEYMTPSMTHDAMAKSAGEWTSYSKMWWAPGTEPTTWEGTTTSEMILGNRYMKSVHKGEVMGMPFEGLEIVGYDNAKNEFTSVWYDNLGTGTTIARGTFDEANNSITLKGMMYDPMSSKDYAFRQVIKFVSPDLHIMEMYSSAFGDEFLNMVVEMKRKK, from the coding sequence ATGACAAAAACTATTTTAACTTTCTTATTTGTTTGTGTAATTTTTGTTTTTCAATCTCATGCGCAGGATTATACACCTGAACAAATGGAAGCTGAACAAAAAGCTTGGATGGAATACATGACACCAAGTATGACGCACGATGCGATGGCAAAAAGTGCAGGTGAATGGACCTCATACTCCAAAATGTGGTGGGCACCGGGCACCGAACCGACAACTTGGGAAGGCACAACTACATCCGAAATGATACTCGGGAATAGATATATGAAAAGTGTTCACAAAGGTGAAGTTATGGGGATGCCTTTTGAAGGTCTTGAAATCGTAGGATATGATAATGCAAAAAACGAGTTCACATCAGTTTGGTATGATAACCTCGGAACCGGAACAACTATTGCACGTGGTACGTTTGACGAAGCGAATAACTCTATTACTTTAAAGGGAATGATGTACGATCCAATGTCGAGTAAGGATTATGCTTTCCGTCAAGTAATCAAATTTGTAAGCCCGGATCTCCACATTATGGAAATGTATTCTTCCGCATTTGGAGATGAGTTTCTCAATATGGTCGTTGAAATGAAACGGAAGAAGTAA
- a CDS encoding cation transporter — MQHKVEKASKFSLISNIFLFVIKLTAGILSNSIALISDAINSFTDILTNYAVHFSVKVSYKQADHDHQYGHHAAQPIAAMILAIFAGVAGITVIRESITRIIEPSILDAITFPLIVLAITIFLKSFMTFYFSRVSRKYNSPAIRALGVDSFNDVLSSFIALTGIIISAFGFKYFDGIAGILIAFFIFRSGYHVAKENIDYLMGKAADKELMIEVANLALKIDGVKGMNDLKSHYIGNKYHIEIHIEIDKDYTTKMSHDIGLDVKKAIRELRDVAEVFVHIDPV; from the coding sequence ATGCAGCATAAAGTCGAAAAAGCTTCAAAGTTTTCTTTAATATCGAACATATTTTTATTCGTTATAAAGTTAACCGCGGGAATTCTATCAAACAGCATCGCATTAATCTCTGATGCAATAAATTCATTCACGGACATACTGACAAACTATGCTGTGCATTTCAGTGTCAAGGTTTCCTACAAGCAAGCTGATCATGATCACCAATATGGACATCATGCTGCACAGCCTATAGCAGCAATGATCCTCGCAATTTTCGCAGGAGTTGCTGGAATAACCGTAATCCGAGAATCTATAACGAGAATAATTGAACCTTCGATCTTAGATGCAATTACTTTTCCATTGATAGTATTAGCCATTACGATTTTCCTTAAAAGCTTTATGACTTTCTATTTCAGCAGAGTCAGTCGAAAGTATAACAGTCCAGCAATAAGAGCACTTGGAGTTGATAGTTTTAATGATGTTCTATCTTCTTTTATCGCACTTACTGGAATTATTATTTCGGCGTTCGGATTCAAATATTTTGATGGAATTGCTGGAATTCTAATTGCATTTTTTATTTTCAGAAGCGGTTACCATGTAGCAAAAGAAAATATTGATTACCTGATGGGGAAAGCCGCTGACAAAGAGTTAATGATTGAAGTTGCGAATCTCGCTTTGAAAATTGATGGTGTAAAGGGGATGAACGATCTTAAATCTCATTACATTGGTAACAAATATCACATAGAGATCCATATCGAAATAGATAAAGACTATACAACTAAAATGTCGCATGATATCGGTTTAGATGTAAAAAAAGCAATCAGAGAATTAAGGGATGTTGCAGAGGTTTTTGTACACATTGATCCAGTTTAG
- the pepT gene encoding peptidase T: MSELKINYTCVDRFLRYVKYDTQSSEESTTFPSTEKQKILAKVLAEELKEIGMSNVELDEHGYVYAELRSNVNGNVPVIGFLAHMDTSHEVSGENVNPIIHKNYNGKDIVLPKDKTQIIKVEDQPELKNQIGRDIITADGTTLLGADNKAGLAEIVDAMRHLILTPSIKHGTIKVCFTPDEEVGRGTEKIDLKKLNAEFAYTIDGETLGEVENETFCADTVILTIQGFNCHPGYAKNKLVSAIKIAADYIDTLPKDMLSPETTEMREGYVHPYIINGGVDSTIIKILIRDFEESGLKEKEAFLEDLAKEIVGKYSKASFKFEVQESYRNMRFVLDKHPHLVQYALEAVERAGVKPKLHLIRGGTDGSRLSYMGLPCPNIFAGGHAFHSRLEWISVQDMQKAVDTIVHLSQIWAEKSK, encoded by the coding sequence ATGAGCGAATTAAAAATTAACTACACTTGTGTTGATAGGTTTTTAAGATATGTTAAATACGACACACAATCCTCCGAAGAATCAACTACATTTCCTTCGACAGAAAAGCAAAAAATCCTAGCAAAAGTTTTAGCCGAAGAACTGAAAGAGATCGGAATGAGCAACGTTGAACTTGATGAACATGGCTATGTTTATGCAGAGCTGCGGTCAAATGTTAACGGTAATGTTCCTGTCATTGGATTTTTAGCACATATGGATACATCTCACGAAGTGAGCGGAGAAAATGTTAATCCTATAATTCACAAGAATTATAACGGCAAAGACATTGTGCTTCCTAAAGATAAAACACAAATTATAAAGGTCGAGGACCAACCAGAATTAAAAAATCAAATTGGACGCGATATTATCACAGCCGATGGAACAACTTTGCTTGGCGCCGATAACAAAGCCGGACTTGCGGAAATAGTCGATGCGATGCGTCATTTAATTCTTACTCCTTCAATTAAACACGGCACGATAAAAGTTTGTTTTACGCCTGATGAGGAAGTGGGCCGCGGTACGGAAAAAATCGATTTGAAAAAATTGAATGCTGAGTTTGCATATACAATTGATGGAGAAACGCTCGGTGAGGTTGAAAATGAAACTTTCTGTGCGGATACAGTTATCTTGACAATTCAAGGTTTTAACTGCCATCCAGGATATGCGAAAAATAAATTAGTAAGTGCAATAAAGATTGCAGCCGATTATATCGATACACTTCCAAAAGACATGCTTTCTCCCGAAACCACCGAAATGCGTGAAGGTTATGTTCATCCATATATTATTAATGGAGGTGTAGATTCAACGATTATTAAAATTTTAATTCGTGATTTCGAAGAGTCAGGCTTAAAAGAGAAAGAAGCTTTTCTTGAGGATCTTGCAAAGGAGATTGTTGGAAAATATTCGAAAGCTTCATTCAAATTTGAAGTGCAGGAATCATATCGAAACATGAGATTTGTGTTAGACAAACATCCTCACTTAGTTCAATATGCTTTAGAAGCAGTTGAGCGAGCTGGAGTAAAACCCAAGCTTCATTTAATTCGAGGCGGAACGGATGGATCACGACTTTCTTATATGGGACTTCCTTGTCCTAATATTTTTGCTGGCGGGCATGCGTTTCATTCAAGGTTAGAATGGATTTCAGTTCAAGATATGCAAAAAGCAGTCGATACGATCGTTCACCTATCGCAGATCTGGGCAGAAAAATCGAAATAA
- a CDS encoding DUF561 domain-containing protein: protein MKLENRITKLFEIKYPVIQAGMVWVSGYKLASAVSNCGGLGLIGSGSMKPDLLREHIQKAKQKTEKPFGVNIPLMRGDAADLVDVCIEEDVKIIFTSAGHPGKFIERLKSNGCKVVHVVPSVKYAKKAEEVGCDAIVGEGVEAGGHNGLDEITTLCLIPQLVDAVKIPVIAAGGIADGRQIAAAFCLGAEGVQIGTRFAATIESSAHENYKKKVVEAGDNDTILAFKKIGLMRMLKNDFAYRAVKADLTGADESVLKELLGAKREMLGIFNGDENEGAMEAGQSSGLIHEILSVEKVFENLITEYGVVKNKFSLQ from the coding sequence ATGAAATTAGAAAATCGAATTACAAAGTTGTTTGAGATAAAATATCCAGTCATTCAAGCTGGAATGGTCTGGGTTTCTGGTTACAAACTTGCATCTGCGGTTTCGAATTGCGGTGGATTAGGATTGATTGGGTCTGGTTCTATGAAACCGGATTTACTGCGTGAGCATATTCAAAAGGCAAAACAAAAAACCGAAAAACCATTTGGTGTAAACATTCCTCTTATGCGTGGAGATGCTGCAGATTTAGTTGACGTCTGTATTGAAGAAGATGTAAAAATAATTTTCACTTCTGCCGGTCATCCGGGAAAATTTATTGAGAGATTAAAAAGTAATGGATGCAAAGTTGTTCATGTTGTTCCTTCAGTTAAGTATGCAAAAAAAGCTGAGGAAGTTGGCTGTGATGCTATTGTCGGCGAAGGTGTTGAGGCTGGCGGTCATAATGGCTTAGATGAGATTACAACTCTATGTTTAATTCCTCAATTAGTTGATGCGGTAAAAATTCCGGTGATAGCTGCCGGCGGAATTGCAGATGGAAGGCAAATTGCGGCGGCATTTTGCCTCGGTGCTGAAGGTGTTCAGATAGGTACAAGATTCGCAGCGACGATTGAATCATCTGCACATGAAAATTATAAGAAGAAAGTTGTTGAAGCTGGGGATAACGATACAATTCTTGCATTCAAAAAAATTGGATTGATGCGAATGTTAAAAAACGATTTCGCCTACCGCGCGGTAAAAGCAGATTTAACTGGAGCAGATGAATCAGTATTGAAAGAACTTTTAGGAGCCAAAAGAGAAATGCTCGGAATTTTTAATGGTGATGAAAATGAAGGGGCGATGGAAGCAGGGCAAAGTTCGGGATTAATTCATGAAATTCTTTCCGTTGAAAAAGTTTTTGAGAACCTTATTACAGAGTATGGAGTTGTGAAGAACAAATTCTCACTGCAGTAA